Proteins co-encoded in one Brassica oleracea var. oleracea cultivar TO1000 chromosome C4, BOL, whole genome shotgun sequence genomic window:
- the LOC106336607 gene encoding autophagy-related protein 9-like: MDVVESGTKPCDLVKEVIHEHPLSPFTLTMAIIVGYLALFSVYWLFCFLRFFAQLKDTLDSRHFYYNSLHVTDNEILTMPWETVLEKVVQLQSSQRLCMVKDLSAHDIVMHLMRKENYLIRMVNKGLLSFPISHWIPGAAPVVKSAPHGTQHHHLVLTKTLEWTLNCCILQSMFDWYAILPRYSLIKLYSFRLTNIYLYILKY, translated from the exons ATGGATGTTGTTGAATCTGGGACTAAGCCATGCGATCTTGTCAAAGAGGTTATCCATGAGCATCCTTTGTCCCCTTTCACGCTCACAATGGCTATCATCGTTGGATATTTGGCTCTCTTCTCTGTCTACTGGCTCTTCTGCTTCTTAAGGTTCTTCGCCCAGTTGAAGGATACTTTGGACTCCCGGCACTTTTACTACAACAG TCTCCATGTCACAGACAACGAAATCCTGACTATGCCATGGGAAACAGTCCTTGAAAAGGTTGTTCAGTTACAAAGCTCACAGCGCCTTTGCATGGTGAAGGATCTTTCAGCTCATGATATTGTTATGCACCTTATGCGGAAAGAAAACTACTTGATCAGAATGGTCAACAAAGGTTTGCTTTCTTTCCCGATCTCCCATTGGATCCCTGGTGCTGCTCCTGTAGTCAAATCTGCTCCACATGGGACGCAACATCACCACCTTGTATTGACAAAGACCCTTGAGTGGACCCTGAACTGCTGCATATTGCAGAGCATGTTTGACTGGTATGCTATCCTCCCACGCTATTCTTTGATCAAACTTTACTCCTTCCGTTTAACAAA